In one Rutidosis leptorrhynchoides isolate AG116_Rl617_1_P2 chromosome 8, CSIRO_AGI_Rlap_v1, whole genome shotgun sequence genomic region, the following are encoded:
- the LOC139861090 gene encoding putative receptor-like protein kinase At3g47110, translating to MKSHNNFLFSGFIIIFLMIVTATFSTSYGYVGNETDHMALLSFRKMITRDPYGVLTSWNTSLHFCDWSGVSCGKRHRRVTALQLTSQGLEGSLSPHVGKLTFLRKFVLSNNSFQGTIPQDLGRLTRLRVLVLERNKFNGVIPTNLSGCSNLEQLYLDTNHLVGGIPKEVSLLSKLTFVSLDNNNLSGGIPSFLGNITSIRNFSVTSNPLGGNIPDTLGSWKSLRRFDAADCKLYGTIPRSLYNLSFLNTLYLARNQLSGTIPPDIGATLPNLVFFQLMDNQLGGFLPPSISNCSKLRFLVLVNNSFRGKLTIDFGKLSSISVLALGDNNLHGRTEAGEMKFIDSLKNCSKLKTLYLGNCKFEGVLPASIGNLSDQIENLDVGGNKFCGNIPLGIANLVGLIVLELSANQFTGDIPSVISNLQNLQQLSLFQNQLSGWIPDVVGNLSILGTLYLDSNLLEGHIPSRLGNCRQLSELYLYDNKLSGNIPKEILQLSSLSLTVSLSHNNLTGSVPEEVGDLKMLSTLDFSENRLSGNIPSSLCGCTSLTFLSLKGNLFQGMIPSSLSSLRGLETIDLSYNNLSGEIPRFFERFSLQYLNLSFNDFEGEVPVLGVFSNSSSFSVVGNSRLCGGLVELGLPKCKEMKKHNEKKFPLFLIIILIVFALISIIGFVYICCKRKRNSLVPQSSSTNGRFLRVSYSQLLKATNGFSEANLIGKGGFSSVYKGTLDEDEKLVAVKVLHLQNRGADRSFLAECEVWRSIRHRNLLKIITSCSGVDFQGNDFKALVYEFMPNGSLHDWLHSSESYTSKLDLLQRINILINIASALDYLHNNCIPSVVHGDLKPSNILLDEVMVGHVGDFGLARFLGTDSIVNNSSLVKGTIGYAPPEYGLGNEMTTTGDIYSYGILLLEVMTGKNPTDDIFKEGVSLHNFTYMALPNRVNDIIDGELLKFKHEDFVDAERMVSNAKIIEECMALIVKIGVSCSVDSPSQRMSIENVIHELQHILDTIQRI from the exons atgaaatctcataataatttcctATTTTCAGGTTTTATCATTATATTTCTTATGATTGTGACTGCCACTTTCTCGACTTCCTATGGCTATGTGGGAAATGAGACAGATCACATGGCGTTGTTATCTTTCAGAAAGATGATCACACGAGATCCGTATGGTGTTCTAACCTCATGGAACACTTCCTTGCATTTCTGTGATTGGAGTGGTGTTTCATGTGGAAAACGTCATAGAAGAGTGACTGCTCTACAACTGACTTCGCAAGGTCTAGAAGGTTCTTTGTCTCCTCACGTGGGAAAACTTACCTTCCTTCGTAAATTTGTACTTTCAAACAACAGTTTTCAAGGAACCATCCCTCAAGACCTGGGCCGTCTAACCAGACTACGCGTCCTTGTTCTTGAACGAAACAAATTTAACGGAGTCATTCCAACTAACTTGTCCGGTTGTTCCAATCTTGAACAGCTTTACCTTGATACAAACCACCTAGTTGGAGGCATACCTAAGGAGGTTAGTTTGCTCTCGAAACTTACTTTTGTTTCACTTGACAATAATAACTTAAGTGGTGGAATCCCATCTTTCTTGGGAAATATCACATCCATAAGAAATTTCTCCGTTACATCGAATCCTTTGGGTGGGAATATTCCGGACACCTTAGGCAGTTGGAAAAGTTTAAGAAGGTTTGATGCTGCAGATTGTAAATTATATGGAACGATCCCTCGTTCCCTTTATAACCTCTCGTTCCTAAATACTTTGTACTTGGCCAGGAATCAACTTAGTGGTACCATTCCACCCGATATTGGTGCAACGCTCCCAAATCTTGTCTTTTTTCAATTAATGGACAACCAACTTGGTGGATTTCTTCCACCCTCGATATCTAATTGTTCCAAGTTAAGATTTCTTGTACTCGTCAACAATAGTTTTAGGGGGAAGTTGACTATCGACTTTGGAAAATTAAGTAGTATTTCTGTATTAGCCTTGGGTGATAACAACCTCCATGGACGCACAGAAGCTGGTGAAATGAAATTTATTGATTCTTTGAAAAACTGCAGTAAATTAAAGACATTATATCTTGGTAATTGCAAGTTTGAAGGAGTTCTTCCAGCATCCATTGGTAATCTTTCAGATCAAATAGAAAACCTAGATGTGGGAGGGAATAAGTTTTGCGGAAACATCCCTTTAGGGATAGCTAATCTGGTTGGATTAATCGTTTTAGAATTATCTGCAAACCAATTTACAGGAGACATACCTTCTGTTATTAGTAACCTTCAAAATCTACAACAACTTAGTCTATTCCAAAACCAACTTTCAGGGTGGATCCCAGATGTCGTTGGAAACTTATCGATATTAGGTACTCTGTATTTAGATTCCAACCTACTTGAAGGCCATATTCCATCACGCCTGGGGAACTGTCGCCAATTATCAGAATTGTACCTTTATGACAACAAACTTAGCGGAAACATACCGAAAGAAATTCTACAACTTTCATCGCTAAGCCTAACAGTTAGTCTTTCTCATAACAATTTGACTGGTTCAGTTCCAGAAGAGGTTGGAGACCTTAAGATGTTGAGTACTTTGGATTTTTCTGAAAATCGTTTATCGGGTAACATACCTAGTAGCCTTTGTGGTTGCACTAGCCTTACATTCTTATCCCTCAAGGGAAACTTATTTCAAGGCATGATACCATCATCGTTAAGTTCTCTGAGAGGACTGGAAACAATTGATCTATCTTATAATAATTTATCGGGCGAAATTCCACGGTTCTTCGAACGGTTCTCGTTACAATATTTGAACCTATCATTTAATGATTTTGAGGGTGAAGTACCGGTATTAGGAGTATTTTCTAATTCAAGTTCATTTTCAGTTGTGGGAAATAGTAGGCTTTGTGGTGGCTTGGTTGAACTCGGGTTACCCAAATGTAAGGAGATGAAGAAACATAATGAAAAAAAGTTTCCTCTttttttgataatcattttgattGTGTTTGCACTCATTAGCATAATAGGTTTCGTGTACATTTGTTGTAAAAGGAAAAGAAATTCCCTAGTGCCTCAGTCATCATCGACGAATGGACGATTCTTGAGAGTTTCATACAGTCAGCTTCTCAAGGCTACCAATGGCTTCTCTGAAGCGAACTTGATTGGCAAGGGTGGGTTTAGTTCTGTTTATAAAGGAACACTTGATGAAGATGAAAAATTGGTTGCAGTCAAAGTATTACATCTTCAAAACCGAGGAGCGGACAGAAGTTTTTTAGCGGAGTGCGAAGTATGGCGGAGTATTCGACATCGCAATTTGTTGAAGATAATAACCTCGTGTTCAGGTGTTGACTTTCAAGGCAATGATTTTAAAGCTTTGGTTTATGAGTTCATGCCCAATGGAAGTTTACATGATTGGCTGCATTCAAGTGAAAGTTATACATCTAAACTTGACCTTCTTCAGAGGATAAATATTCTCATCAACATCGCATCTGCACTTGATTATCTTCACAATAATTGCATTCCAAGTGTTGTTCATGGTGACTTGAAGCCTAGCAACATTTTACTTGATGAAGTTATGGTGGGCCATGTTGGAGACTTTGGTTTAGCTCGATTTCTTGGAACAGATTCAATCGTAAACAACTCATCCCTCGTTAAAGGAACAATTGGTTATGCACCTCCAG AGTATGGTCTTGGGAATGAGATGACAACCACCGGAGATATCTATAGTTACGGAATATTATTATTAGAGGTGATGACGGGGAAAAATCCGACAGATGACATATTTAAGGAAGGTGTTAGCCTTCATAACTTTACCTACATGGCCTTACCAAATCGTGTAAATGATATTATCGATGGGGAACTTCTAAAATTTAAACATGAAGATTTTGTCGATGCGGAAAGAATGGTTTCAAATGCAAAAATTATAGAGGAATGTATGGCTTTAATTGTTAAGATTGGAGTATCATGCTCTGTAGATTCCCCATCTCAACGGATGAGTATCGAAAATGTTATCCATGAGTTGCAGCATATTCTGGATACAATTCAACGAATTTGA